The proteins below are encoded in one region of Holophagaceae bacterium:
- a CDS encoding GNAT family N-acetyltransferase, with product MPVLDRVKKTVRRVKESVSNHQERHRPSGFQFALFDSVAMLRPDHWDRLTADESVYFSRKYLEVLEANAPANLRMHYALIYKDGKPLAAVVAQAVEVRGDAVPRPDIQKAARASLARVKERILVCGNLLSWGFHGVASAKEADPSEVWPAVAEALYRIRRADKLFGDTGLVMIKDLDGEVAASAGPLSRFNYRPLETEPNMVFHVDPKWGSFEDYLKDLRSGYRNAAKKVMKDFSEAGCTLEVLDAEGVKAHRDLIHGLYHQVHDQQKLRLISLNPDFIPALAETFGAGFRTRIARGLGGEPVGFITTLKDQDGAVGYYIGFDKEAAAQGTPIYLRLLQCTIEDAIGMKARWLSLGRTALQPKAQLGAQPVPLRCYVRHRIPAMNAVVRGFLNFMPEPDTAPERNPFK from the coding sequence ATGCCTGTGCTCGACCGGGTGAAGAAGACCGTGCGCCGCGTGAAGGAATCTGTTTCAAACCATCAAGAACGCCACCGCCCGTCAGGCTTCCAGTTCGCGCTCTTCGACAGCGTGGCCATGCTGAGGCCAGACCACTGGGATCGCCTGACGGCGGATGAATCCGTCTATTTCAGCCGCAAATACCTGGAGGTGCTGGAAGCCAACGCCCCGGCCAACCTCCGCATGCACTACGCGCTGATCTACAAGGACGGAAAACCGCTGGCGGCGGTGGTGGCCCAGGCGGTCGAAGTGCGGGGCGACGCGGTGCCGCGGCCGGATATCCAGAAAGCCGCCCGGGCCTCCCTGGCGAGGGTGAAGGAGCGCATCCTCGTCTGCGGAAACCTGCTGTCCTGGGGCTTCCACGGCGTGGCCTCCGCGAAGGAGGCCGACCCTTCGGAGGTCTGGCCCGCGGTTGCCGAAGCCCTCTACCGCATCCGCCGCGCGGACAAGCTCTTCGGAGATACCGGCCTGGTCATGATCAAGGACCTGGACGGCGAGGTGGCTGCCAGCGCAGGCCCGCTCTCGCGATTCAATTACCGCCCCTTGGAAACGGAACCCAACATGGTGTTCCATGTGGACCCCAAATGGGGTTCTTTCGAGGACTATCTGAAGGATCTGCGCAGCGGCTACCGCAATGCCGCCAAGAAGGTGATGAAGGATTTCAGCGAGGCCGGTTGCACCCTGGAAGTCCTTGATGCGGAGGGCGTGAAGGCCCACCGGGACCTCATCCACGGGCTCTACCACCAGGTCCACGACCAGCAGAAATTGCGGCTCATCTCGTTGAATCCGGACTTCATCCCGGCCCTGGCGGAAACCTTCGGCGCTGGATTCCGCACCCGCATCGCCCGCGGCCTCGGCGGCGAGCCGGTGGGTTTCATCACGACGCTGAAGGATCAGGATGGCGCTGTAGGCTACTACATCGGCTTCGACAAGGAGGCCGCGGCACAGGGGACCCCCATCTACCTCCGCCTGTTGCAATGCACCATCGAAGATGCCATCGGGATGAAGGCCCGGTGGCTCTCCCTGGGCCGCACCGCCCTGCAGCCCAAGGCCCAGCTCGGCGCCCAGCCCGTCCCCCTGCGCTGCTATGTGCGCCACCGCATCCCCGCCATGAATGCGGTGGTGAGGGGTTTCTTGAATTTCATGCCCGAACCCGATACGGCGCCCGAGCGGAATCCGTTCAAATAA
- a CDS encoding aminotransferase class V-fold PLP-dependent enzyme → MNNDEFRSLGHRFIDWVADYRASLPLFPVMSPAQPGEIRAKLPKSPPLRGEGLGGILQDLDATVLPGITHWNHPGFFAYFPSNTSYASILADIVASGLGVQGMSWQTSPAATEVEEVVMDWLRQMLGLSEAFTGVIHDTASTATLCALICAREKTSNFGQVRNGLQGGASKLVVYASDQSHSSIEKASLLAGFGKANLRLIETDKDHALRVDSLLKAIQEDVAMGKRPCALVACVGTTATTAVDPLRQLADIAQKYRLWLHVDAAMAGSAMILPECRWMWEGVEAADSIVLNPHKWLGTGFDLSAYYAKDPQHLIRVMGTNPSYLRTAQDDEVKNFRDWGIPLGRRFRSLKLWFVLRDQGVEGLQARLRRDIANAGWLKDRVDEAPDWERLAPVPLQTLCIRHVPKGMKDEALIRAHNMAIADAINQGGRAYLTPSVLKGKKMIRVSIGAEGTERHDVEALWAQLQDVADRV, encoded by the coding sequence ATGAACAACGACGAATTCCGGAGCCTGGGCCATCGATTCATTGACTGGGTGGCGGACTATCGCGCCAGCCTGCCTTTGTTTCCGGTGATGAGCCCCGCCCAGCCTGGCGAGATCCGCGCCAAACTGCCCAAATCGCCGCCGCTGCGCGGAGAGGGCCTGGGCGGCATTCTGCAGGATCTGGATGCCACGGTCCTGCCGGGCATCACCCACTGGAACCATCCAGGCTTCTTCGCGTACTTCCCCAGCAACACAAGCTACGCCTCGATCCTGGCGGACATCGTGGCCTCGGGCCTCGGCGTGCAGGGCATGAGCTGGCAGACCAGCCCCGCCGCCACGGAAGTCGAAGAGGTCGTCATGGATTGGCTGCGCCAGATGCTTGGCCTCAGCGAGGCCTTCACCGGCGTCATCCACGACACCGCCAGCACCGCCACGCTCTGCGCGCTGATCTGCGCCCGGGAGAAGACCAGCAATTTCGGCCAGGTCCGCAATGGCTTGCAGGGCGGCGCGTCGAAGCTGGTGGTCTACGCCTCGGACCAGAGCCACAGCTCCATCGAGAAGGCCTCGTTGTTGGCGGGGTTCGGAAAAGCCAATCTCCGCCTCATCGAAACGGACAAGGACCACGCTCTGCGGGTGGATTCCCTGCTCAAGGCCATCCAGGAGGACGTCGCCATGGGCAAGCGGCCCTGCGCGCTCGTGGCCTGCGTCGGCACCACCGCCACCACCGCTGTGGACCCCCTGCGGCAGCTCGCGGACATCGCGCAAAAGTACCGGCTTTGGCTCCATGTGGACGCAGCCATGGCGGGCAGCGCCATGATCCTGCCGGAGTGCCGCTGGATGTGGGAGGGCGTCGAAGCCGCCGATTCCATCGTGCTGAACCCCCACAAGTGGCTGGGCACGGGCTTCGACTTGTCTGCATATTATGCAAAGGATCCCCAGCACCTGATCCGCGTCATGGGCACCAATCCCAGCTATCTCCGCACCGCGCAGGATGACGAAGTGAAGAATTTCCGCGACTGGGGCATCCCGCTGGGCCGCCGCTTCCGCTCGCTCAAGCTCTGGTTCGTCCTGAGGGACCAGGGCGTGGAAGGCTTGCAGGCCAGGCTCCGCCGGGACATCGCCAACGCGGGGTGGCTGAAGGATCGGGTGGATGAAGCCCCGGACTGGGAGCGATTGGCCCCGGTGCCCCTGCAGACCCTGTGCATCCGCCACGTGCCCAAGGGCATGAAGGACGAAGCATTGATCCGGGCCCACAACATGGCCATCGCCGACGCCATCAACCAGGGCGGCCGCGCCTATCTCACCCCCTCGGTCCTGAAGGGCAAGAAGATGATCCGCGTCAGCATCGGCGCCGAGGGCACCGAGCGGCATGACGTGGAAGCTCTTTGGGCGCAGCTCCAGGATGTGGCGGACAGAGTGTGA